A window of the Cicer arietinum cultivar CDC Frontier isolate Library 1 chromosome 6, Cicar.CDCFrontier_v2.0, whole genome shotgun sequence genome harbors these coding sequences:
- the LOC140920900 gene encoding uncharacterized protein: protein METENSTMMVTLRYGALTYAAEALVTLLASAVVKATLLASELYALMLINMPTTKGESKTQSQDKQLDAEGEDGNEDEDDEEDDDGDGAFGEGEEELSSEDGGGYGNNSNNKSNSKKTPEGGAGGADENGEEEDDEDGEGDDHDEDDDEDEDDEEEDEVGEEDEEDGVEEENEEEEEDEDEEALQPPKKRKK, encoded by the exons ATGGAGACTGAAAATAGCACGATGATGGTCACGCTCCGTTATGGCGCGTTGACGTACGCCGCGGAAGCGCTTGTAACGTTGTTAGCTTCTGCTGTTGTCAAAGCCACGCTTTTGGCCTCT GAACTCTATGCTCTAATGTTAATCAACATGCCTACAACCAAAGGAGAGAGTAAAACCCAAAGTCAAGACAAGCAGCTTGATGCTGAGGGAGAAGATGGCAACGAGGATGAAGACGAcgaagaagatgatgatggaGATGGTGCATTTGGAGAAGGAGAAGAGGAATTGTCATCTGAAGATGGAGGTGGATATGGCAACAATTCCAACAATAAGAGCAACTCAAAGAAGACTCCTGAAGGTGGTGCTGGTGGGGCAGATGAAAATGGAGAAGAGGAAGACGATGAAGATGGTGAAGGTGATGACCATGATGAAGATGACGATGAGGACGAGGACGACGAAGAAGAGGATGAGGTCGGAGAAGAGGACGAAGAAGATGGTGTTGAAGAagagaatgaagaggaagaagaagacgaAGATGAGGAAGCCTTGCAGCCAccaaagaaaaggaagaagtgA